Proteins found in one Larimichthys crocea isolate SSNF chromosome I, L_crocea_2.0, whole genome shotgun sequence genomic segment:
- the LOC104938574 gene encoding zinc finger BED domain-containing protein 1-like — protein MVPFQTVERSGFLGMVKTLDQRYVVPSRKYFSQVEVARLHDEVRNEVLKELCDIKHYATTTDLWSSRTMDPYISLTIHFINDDWKLCGKCLQTSYFPDDHTGELIAQGLREALESWELDEELQVCITTDNGANVVKAVGLNDWTGLQCFGHRLHLAIEASLKEPRIDRAVGVCKKIVSAFSYTNKRRKALAKAQAELHLPHHRLITETPTRWGSRQQMIERVLEQEKAITQVLKEDKKNRHLVPTWQDIDVLESVNKALSPLMEFTDALSGEDYVSVSYLKPVLHVLNNKVLAPGDDDTEELTKHMKRAILQYLNEKYADPATDDVLDMASLVDPRFKISYIADNRKDYIKTKAVAEIQALLEKHLSAASSTHSPPHTSTAAAEAGQAKKVKRRLGSFFKKASIPGPAALADRDAIEVELQSYLQALDVDGEADPLEWWKLHQANFPRVASLARKYLCIPATSAPSERAFSTGGNIVTCHRAALKPENVDRLVFLAKNLP, from the exons ATGGTGCCTTTCCAAACCGTAGAGAGAAGCGGCTTTTTAGGCATGGTGAAGACGCTTGATCAACGTTACGTGGTACCAAGCCGCAAATATTTTAGCCAGGTGGAAGTGGCCAGACTGCATGACGAGGTTCGCAATGAAGTGTTAAAAGAGCTTTGTGACATAAAACACTATGCAACCACCACGGACTTGTGGTCGAGTCGCACTATGGACCCGTATATCAGCCTGACAATCCACTTCATTAACGACGACTGGAAGTTGTGCGGCAAATGTCTGCAAACATCGTATTTCCCTGACGACCACACAGGGGAGTTGATTGCCCAGGGACTCAGGGAAGCGCTCGAGTCATGGGAACTTGACGAAGAGTTGCAGGTATGCATCACCACTGACAACGGCGCTAATGTCGTTAAAGCAGTGGGACTCAATGATTGGACAGGACTCCAGTGCTTCGGCCACAGGCTTCACCTGGCCATTG AAGCGAGTTTGAAGGAGCCCCGGATTGACCGTGCAGTTGGAGTGTGTAAGAAAATTGTGAGTGCATTTTCTTACACAAATAAGAGGAGAAAAGCATTGGCCAAAGCCCAGGCTGAGCTACACCTGCCTCATCACCGCCTCATCACAGAGACTCCAACAAGATGGGGGTCACGGCAGCAAATGATTGAGAGGGTGCTAGAGCAGGAGAAAGCGATCACACAGGTCCtgaaagaggacaaaaaaaacaggcaccTGGTACCTACTTGGCAGGACATTGATGTCTTGGAGTCAGTAAACAAGGCCCTCAGTCCACTGATGGAGTTCACAGATGCACTTTCTGGCGAGGACTATGTTAGTGTGTCCTATCTTAAACCTGTGCTCCATGTCCTTAACAACAAGGTTCTGGCTCCAGGTGATGATGACACAGAAGAACTAACAAAGCATATGAAGAGGGCCATTCTCCAATACTTAAATGAAAAGTATGCTGATCCTGCCACTGATGACGTGCTGGATATGGCCTCCTTAGTTGATCCACGGTTCAAAATATCATACATAGCAGACAACCGAAAAGATTACATCAAGACAAAAGCAGTGGCAGAAATTCAGGCCCTGTTGGAAAAGCACTTGTCAGCTGCATCATCCACACATTCACCACCACATAccagcacagcagctgctgaagCTGGACAGGCCAAGAAGGTTAAGCGCAGACTGGGCAGCTTTTTCAAAAAGGCATCCATTCCTGGCCCAGCTGCTCTCGCTGACAGAGATGCCATTGAGGTAGAGCTACAAAGCTACCTGCAGGCACTGGATGTGGATGGAGAGGCCGACCCATTAGAGTGGTGGAAGCTGCACCAGGCAAATTTTCCTAGAGTGGCAAGCCTGGCCCGGAAGTACTTGTGTATTCCGGCAACCAGTGCACCATCAGAAAGGGCATTTAGTACAGGTGGCAATATTGTTACGTGCCACCGAGCTGCACTAAAGCCAGAGAATGTGGACAGGCTTGTGTTCTTGGCTAAAAATTTGCcgtaa